One genomic window of Prochlorococcus marinus str. NATL2A includes the following:
- a CDS encoding NRAMP family divalent metal transporter — protein sequence MDKLISSKSIGYRKSLGPGILLAAACIGGSHLMSSTTAGAKFGFSLIALILLTNLVKYPFLLVGTRFTAVTGLSLLEGFQKRNKFYLPIYLIVGLITGTFTISAVSFVTGLLLKNIVIFSSFPPLDLAIGILIVCSLILFIGQYKALDRISKILVFLLTVLTFFAVISLLFKGPAGDINISFLNSTPSPWTLSNLGFLIPLMGWMPGPVELCIWPSLWMFSRAKDTDHTATLKEAEFDFNLGYFITVLTAIFFLILGAYTMYGTGDEMLTGSGVSFAQNLIRLYTESIGGWAKWIIVPAAFAAMFSTTLTCLDAYPRSISSAHGLIARSDKGNSSTLSEKKRLKKWIIFHVFASLCALLIAKSGGIGVKDYVFGAMTGSFLTAPLFAWMAMDTMNSSLVKSQFRYGIVLKTICWFGISFLSVFSLLFIFNSFFGIGQ from the coding sequence ATGGACAAATTAATCTCTAGTAAATCCATTGGTTATAGAAAAAGTCTTGGCCCTGGAATCCTTTTAGCGGCAGCATGCATAGGCGGATCACACCTAATGTCATCTACTACAGCTGGAGCTAAATTTGGATTTTCTCTTATTGCCCTTATTTTATTGACAAATCTAGTTAAATATCCATTTTTACTTGTCGGAACAAGATTTACAGCTGTTACTGGATTATCACTTTTAGAGGGATTTCAAAAACGTAATAAATTTTATTTGCCTATATATTTAATTGTTGGATTAATTACTGGAACCTTTACTATTTCTGCCGTTAGTTTTGTTACAGGACTCCTTTTAAAAAATATAGTAATATTTTCATCCTTCCCTCCTCTAGATTTAGCTATAGGGATATTAATAGTATGTTCATTAATATTATTTATAGGCCAATATAAAGCCCTTGATAGGATATCTAAAATTCTTGTATTTTTGCTTACAGTATTAACATTTTTTGCTGTTATATCTTTACTTTTTAAAGGCCCTGCTGGAGATATCAATATTTCATTCTTGAATAGCACTCCTTCTCCCTGGACTCTCTCAAACCTTGGTTTTCTAATTCCTCTTATGGGTTGGATGCCTGGTCCAGTAGAGCTTTGTATATGGCCATCACTATGGATGTTTTCAAGAGCCAAAGATACGGATCACACCGCTACGTTAAAAGAAGCAGAATTCGATTTCAATCTTGGATATTTCATCACTGTTTTAACTGCTATTTTCTTTCTAATTCTTGGTGCATACACAATGTATGGCACTGGGGATGAAATGCTTACAGGATCAGGAGTTAGTTTTGCTCAGAATTTAATTCGCTTGTATACAGAATCCATTGGTGGGTGGGCAAAGTGGATAATTGTACCTGCAGCTTTTGCTGCAATGTTTAGCACCACGCTTACATGTCTAGATGCATATCCCAGGAGCATCTCATCAGCTCATGGTTTGATAGCTCGCTCAGACAAGGGAAATAGCTCTACTTTGAGTGAAAAAAAACGTCTCAAAAAATGGATCATTTTTCATGTTTTTGCCTCACTTTGTGCACTTCTTATTGCCAAATCTGGAGGAATTGGAGTTAAAGACTATGTCTTCGGTGCTATGACCGGTAGTTTCCTGACAGCTCCTTTGTTTGCCTGGATGGCTATGGATACTATGAATAGCTCATTAGTAAAAAGTCAATTTCGTTATGGAATTGTTCTAAAAACAATTTGCTGGTTTGGGATTTCATTCCTCTCGGTCTTTAGTTTATTATTCATATTCAACTCATTCTTTGGTATTGGACAATAA
- a CDS encoding phosphoribosyltransferase, translating to MNKLSWIEFDECINSIHNQCKNKKFEGVYGFPRGGLCLAVALSHSLELPLLEEPKNNSLIIDDIYDTGYTLEKIKHIKGSETHVWVSKKKPTWWNSYRYIEDNEWIIFPWESVNAANKDRDLFYKSR from the coding sequence ATGAATAAGTTAAGCTGGATTGAATTTGATGAATGCATTAATTCAATACATAATCAATGCAAAAATAAAAAATTTGAAGGAGTTTATGGTTTCCCTCGGGGAGGTTTATGTCTTGCAGTTGCATTAAGTCATTCGCTTGAGCTGCCATTACTAGAAGAGCCTAAAAACAATTCACTCATAATTGATGATATTTATGATACTGGTTATACACTTGAGAAAATAAAGCATATAAAAGGTTCAGAGACTCATGTATGGGTGAGCAAAAAAAAACCTACCTGGTGGAATTCATATAGATATATAGAAGATAATGAATGGATTATTTTCCCTTGGGAGAGTGTAAACGCAGCAAATAAAGATAGAGATTTATTTTATAAATCTAGATAA
- a CDS encoding DUF2862 domain-containing protein: MEVNPLIPIGEMIEVDKSKIENLLPDKLLDNLPKIISGEIVDYKMTDGMGIGYVLMTKNNLKIWIFDTELKEQTKREYRIEDTKKYYNPKNNDLILGKYTVAYELNGNRKVKTIANPINLIKWIIFTLKDIF, from the coding sequence ATGGAAGTAAATCCGCTAATACCAATTGGGGAAATGATAGAAGTAGATAAGTCGAAAATTGAAAATCTACTGCCAGACAAATTATTGGATAACTTACCAAAAATTATAAGTGGAGAAATTGTTGATTATAAAATGACAGATGGTATGGGTATTGGATATGTATTAATGACTAAAAATAATCTTAAGATATGGATTTTTGACACCGAGTTAAAAGAACAAACAAAAAGAGAATATAGGATTGAAGATACGAAAAAATACTATAACCCGAAAAACAATGACCTTATATTAGGAAAATATACAGTTGCTTATGAATTAAATGGGAACAGGAAAGTTAAGACGATAGCAAATCCAATAAATCTTATTAAATGGATAATATTCACACTGAAAGATATTTTCTAA
- a CDS encoding sulfite exporter TauE/SafE family protein produces MLNNDIFSHIILGIISFFSNFISALSGGGAGLIQLPALLFLGLPFSKALATHKVASVALGLGASIPHLKRRSLKINYAFLILISGIPGVLLGAYTSSILPSSFSTTLLGLLTLFLSFYSIKQKNLGSSNQKLSINKLRILIGSFGLFIIGFLNGYLSSGTGLFVTIWMIILFDLSFSVAVAYTLIFVGIFWNGIGAFSLGMTGNIIWDYIPVLILGSLLGGYLGAKFSIIKGTKFIKVVFELVSFSVGISLLVKGFL; encoded by the coding sequence ATGTTAAATAATGATATTTTTTCTCATATTATTTTGGGAATTATATCTTTTTTTTCTAATTTTATTTCTGCTTTATCTGGTGGAGGTGCTGGGCTAATACAACTCCCAGCCCTTTTGTTTTTAGGATTACCGTTTTCTAAAGCATTGGCAACTCATAAAGTTGCAAGCGTTGCACTAGGCTTAGGTGCTTCCATTCCTCATCTAAAACGACGCAGCTTAAAGATAAACTATGCTTTTTTGATATTAATTTCTGGGATACCAGGTGTTTTGTTAGGTGCCTATACTTCCTCCATATTGCCTAGTAGTTTTTCTACTACCTTATTAGGATTATTGACTTTATTTCTTAGTTTTTACTCAATAAAGCAGAAAAATCTTGGAAGTTCAAATCAAAAATTATCAATTAATAAGTTAAGGATTCTTATTGGCTCATTTGGTCTTTTTATTATTGGTTTCCTTAATGGCTATCTATCCTCTGGTACTGGATTATTTGTGACGATTTGGATGATAATTTTATTTGACTTATCCTTTTCTGTTGCTGTTGCTTACACTTTGATTTTTGTTGGAATCTTTTGGAATGGTATAGGAGCTTTCTCCTTAGGAATGACTGGGAATATTATTTGGGACTATATACCCGTATTGATTTTAGGTTCTCTTTTAGGTGGATACTTAGGAGCTAAGTTCTCAATAATTAAAGGGACCAAGTTTATCAAAGTTGTTTTTGAATTAGTCTCTTTTTCTGTAGGAATTTCATTACTAGTTAAAGGTTTTTTATGA
- a CDS encoding glycosyl transferase: protein MDFQQGLITTIHEYGLAKDPVSQLNKELLKRPTSILIPCLFDEFSRPALKLIRSTLKELRNLNQLVIALSASNKEDVAKARDFFKEMPYPVHVQWTNSPAVIELLKDQEKNGLDLLGVPGKGWAVWQGVGVATKSSEVVALFDADIRTFNSNYPARMLGPLLEKSNGISYVKAFYSRLSLETNALQGRATRLFVGPLLSSLEQLIGNAPFLQYLQSFRYPLAGEFAFTTDLAMNLRIPCDWGLEIGLLSEVYKNVRISRIAQVDLGIFDHKHKEIGSKPNEGLQKMSTEILSSVLRGLMEHEARTLTSSQLANLEVLYRRAGEDRVKQFSLDSSVNQLPYSRHKEELAVHTFGKLLRPAINKFLESPVKQQLPCWARVLDCEIKLQDDLEKAGSS, encoded by the coding sequence ATGGACTTTCAGCAGGGTTTAATCACAACTATTCATGAGTACGGATTAGCAAAAGATCCAGTATCTCAATTAAATAAAGAGCTATTAAAACGGCCAACATCAATACTTATTCCATGCCTATTCGATGAGTTCAGTAGGCCAGCATTAAAACTTATAAGAAGCACTTTAAAAGAATTAAGAAATTTAAATCAACTAGTCATAGCCTTATCTGCAAGTAATAAAGAGGATGTGGCTAAGGCTAGGGATTTCTTTAAAGAAATGCCATATCCAGTCCACGTCCAATGGACTAATAGTCCGGCGGTTATTGAATTGCTAAAAGACCAAGAGAAGAATGGATTAGATCTCTTAGGTGTTCCAGGAAAAGGATGGGCAGTATGGCAAGGAGTGGGTGTGGCAACAAAAAGCTCAGAAGTAGTAGCACTTTTCGATGCTGATATAAGAACATTCAACTCCAATTATCCAGCAAGAATGTTGGGACCTTTATTAGAAAAGTCAAATGGGATTTCTTATGTAAAAGCTTTTTACAGCCGCCTATCTCTTGAGACAAATGCTCTTCAAGGTAGAGCTACACGATTATTTGTAGGACCACTTCTATCAAGCTTGGAACAATTGATAGGTAATGCGCCATTCCTCCAATATTTACAGTCTTTTAGATATCCATTAGCTGGAGAATTTGCTTTTACTACTGACTTAGCAATGAATTTAAGAATCCCATGCGACTGGGGATTAGAGATAGGGCTACTCTCTGAGGTTTATAAAAACGTAAGGATATCAAGAATCGCACAAGTGGATCTCGGTATTTTCGACCACAAACACAAAGAAATTGGTTCAAAGCCTAATGAAGGCCTCCAAAAAATGTCTACAGAAATTCTTTCAAGTGTTTTAAGAGGGTTAATGGAACATGAAGCAAGAACACTTACGAGTTCTCAATTAGCAAACTTGGAGGTTTTATATAGAAGAGCAGGAGAAGATAGAGTTAAACAATTTAGTTTAGATTCCTCAGTTAATCAATTGCCTTACAGTAGACATAAAGAAGAACTAGCAGTTCATACTTTTGGAAAACTATTAAGGCCTGCCATCAATAAATTCCTTGAATCACCTGTAAAGCAGCAATTACCATGTTGGGCAAGAGTTCTAGATTGTGAGATTAAATTACAAGATGATTTAGAAAAAGCAGGCAGCTCATAA
- a CDS encoding sugar phosphorylase, giving the protein MSELDSELDELRLSLREIYPGHSEQEINSVWSQLLQILDPFCVNKGKDELEIESIWDSSSVVLITYPDSIYRKDESTLKTLTEFVKNRLGGLSSVIHVLPFLPSTSDGGFAVSNHEKIDDSFGNWNDLKDLSGKHKIMADLVLNHVSSSHPWVHQFIKSEDSGPSYIVSPSETNVWENVIRPRNTSLFTNINTKQGFKSVWTTFGPDQIDVDWRNPNIFLEFLKLLVRYITNGADWIRLDAIAFIWKEPHTTCLHLDPVHSIVKLLNKCLKIIKPSAVLITETNVPEKENLSYLIEGNEANLAYNFTLPPLLLEAIYTGKTDLLKSWLSTWKELPRHTSLLNFTSSHDGIGLRALEGIMDDQRIHNLLVESEKRGGLVSHRRLSNGDDQPYELNISWWSAMSNEGSDNTVFQFERFLLSQLFTLSIKGVPAFYLPSVLASPNDIDSFRKTGQRRDLNREKFEANQLLDVLKNFDSPASKNISYLTHIVKVRSRLKAFHPEASMKCISTNIANCIILQRGLDEDSVYVICNMSSNFLCISPLNQINSLELTPEKRLLDNITGSYFNTDTFKLNPYQVVWLTLDD; this is encoded by the coding sequence GTGTCTGAGTTGGATAGTGAATTAGATGAGCTGAGATTATCTCTCAGAGAAATTTATCCTGGGCACTCTGAACAAGAAATCAATTCAGTGTGGTCGCAATTGTTGCAGATTCTTGATCCATTTTGTGTTAACAAGGGCAAAGATGAATTAGAGATCGAATCAATTTGGGATTCTTCAAGTGTTGTTTTGATTACTTACCCTGATTCAATTTATAGGAAGGATGAATCAACTTTAAAAACATTAACTGAATTCGTAAAAAATAGATTAGGTGGCCTTTCATCAGTCATACATGTTTTACCATTTCTTCCTTCTACAAGTGATGGAGGATTCGCTGTTTCTAATCATGAAAAAATCGATGATTCCTTTGGGAATTGGAATGATTTAAAGGATTTATCTGGTAAGCATAAAATAATGGCAGATCTAGTTTTAAATCATGTCTCTTCTTCTCATCCATGGGTTCATCAATTTATAAAATCAGAGGATTCAGGTCCGTCTTACATTGTTTCTCCTTCTGAGACTAATGTTTGGGAAAATGTGATAAGGCCCAGAAATACATCACTCTTTACCAATATCAATACTAAACAAGGCTTTAAGAGTGTTTGGACAACCTTTGGACCAGATCAGATTGATGTTGATTGGAGGAATCCAAATATCTTTTTAGAGTTTTTGAAATTATTGGTTAGATACATAACTAATGGAGCTGACTGGATTCGACTTGATGCAATTGCATTTATTTGGAAGGAGCCGCATACTACTTGTTTACATTTAGACCCAGTACACTCAATAGTTAAGCTGTTAAATAAATGTTTGAAGATTATAAAACCTTCGGCAGTATTAATTACCGAGACTAATGTTCCAGAGAAAGAAAACCTTTCTTATTTGATTGAAGGAAATGAAGCTAATCTTGCTTATAACTTTACTCTACCTCCTTTATTATTAGAAGCTATTTATACCGGTAAAACAGATTTATTGAAGAGTTGGTTGTCAACGTGGAAAGAGTTGCCAAGGCACACTTCTTTGCTCAACTTCACTTCTTCACACGATGGTATTGGATTACGAGCACTAGAAGGCATTATGGACGATCAGAGAATACATAATCTCTTGGTTGAATCAGAGAAACGAGGAGGATTAGTTAGTCATCGTCGCTTGTCAAATGGAGATGATCAACCTTATGAATTAAACATTAGTTGGTGGAGTGCGATGTCAAACGAAGGCTCCGATAATACGGTATTTCAATTTGAGCGTTTTTTATTAAGTCAGCTTTTTACTTTATCCATAAAAGGTGTTCCAGCTTTTTATCTTCCATCTGTATTAGCTTCTCCGAATGATATAGATTCTTTTAGGAAAACAGGGCAAAGAAGAGATTTAAATCGAGAAAAATTTGAAGCTAACCAATTACTTGATGTACTTAAGAACTTTGATTCTCCCGCTAGTAAAAATATTTCATACCTCACTCATATAGTTAAAGTCAGGTCAAGACTTAAAGCTTTTCATCCGGAGGCGAGTATGAAATGTATCTCTACGAATATAGCTAATTGTATAATTCTTCAAAGAGGCTTGGATGAAGATAGTGTCTATGTTATTTGTAATATGTCTAGTAATTTCTTATGTATTTCTCCATTAAATCAAATTAATTCATTAGAATTAACCCCTGAGAAACGTTTACTAGATAATATTACAGGTTCTTATTTCAATACTGATACTTTTAAACTTAATCCTTATCAAGTCGTTTGGCTTACATTAGATGATTAG
- the yedP gene encoding mannosyl-3-phosphoglycerate phosphatase-related protein YedP, whose amino-acid sequence MKNNSKYWIVTDLDGTLMDEDYDITPAKKTLKILAELNIPVIPCTSKTASEVRYFRKENALTDPFIVENGAAVYGGYEQNSSEWELILGKSYFELKTILFNISKKVNYHLTPLNDLSKNQIYELTGLSDQGITRALDRCWSVPFLNPPDDIFENVKSICDFYNVHVFKGNRMSHLLSSESHKGKAVNKLKVYLQNNDVKIIALGDSQNDLPLLEYADISIVIPGKNGPNKYLQNGIDNGSFRLANAPHAEGWANSVQDIIKDFKD is encoded by the coding sequence ATGAAAAATAATTCTAAATATTGGATAGTTACAGATCTTGATGGCACTTTAATGGACGAAGATTACGATATAACTCCTGCCAAAAAAACCTTGAAAATATTGGCAGAATTGAATATTCCTGTAATACCTTGTACTAGTAAAACTGCTTCTGAAGTTAGATATTTTAGAAAAGAGAATGCATTGACAGATCCTTTTATTGTCGAAAATGGAGCAGCTGTTTATGGGGGTTATGAACAAAATTCGTCTGAATGGGAATTGATCTTAGGAAAAAGTTATTTTGAATTAAAAACTATATTATTTAATATCTCTAAAAAAGTTAACTACCACTTAACCCCATTAAATGATTTAAGCAAAAATCAAATATATGAACTTACAGGATTATCTGATCAAGGTATTACTAGAGCTCTTGATAGGTGCTGGAGCGTTCCTTTCTTAAATCCTCCTGATGATATTTTTGAGAATGTAAAGTCTATTTGTGATTTTTATAATGTGCATGTTTTCAAAGGAAATAGAATGAGTCATTTACTCTCCAGTGAAAGTCATAAAGGTAAAGCTGTTAATAAATTAAAGGTATATCTACAGAACAATGATGTAAAGATTATTGCACTTGGGGATTCGCAAAATGATCTTCCTTTACTTGAATATGCCGATATATCTATCGTTATTCCTGGTAAAAATGGCCCAAATAAGTACTTACAGAATGGTATTGATAATGGCTCTTTTAGATTAGCAAATGCCCCTCACGCAGAAGGGTGGGCAAATAGTGTTCAGGATATTATTAAAGATTTTAAGGATTGA
- a CDS encoding uridine kinase encodes MKDKDINNDFNHIFPKDIRDDFLFSLDSYRLFLEGLSINPSLFYQKWSDVHLQSIIDKYWKPTQKSDWKWSLALPIFSLLENYINTFNKPIIIGFSGLPGSGKSTLGLWIDSVARELSLDIKVISLDDFYLPGHEMDVAMTGNPWNVPRGFPGSHSLDLLNQSLDVFLKTGVLNSPTFDKSLRDGKGDRSGWCDSQPRVLILEGWFVGCEAVSDLSKIDSMAADEFNLSLSQSEKDYRILIQESLFEYSHIWKKFEKIWHLKSSQFNNTILWKSQQEGEMIKLKGSGLKGNNLSNFIRMIQTSIPQQSLSFINSDTTVGINQDRRINFLKTSKYYF; translated from the coding sequence ATGAAAGATAAAGATATTAATAATGATTTTAATCATATTTTCCCAAAGGATATAAGGGACGATTTCCTTTTTTCTCTTGATAGTTATCGTCTATTTCTTGAAGGCTTGTCTATTAACCCTTCACTCTTTTATCAAAAATGGTCTGATGTTCATCTTCAATCAATTATTGATAAATATTGGAAACCAACTCAAAAATCAGATTGGAAATGGTCGTTAGCACTTCCAATTTTTTCTCTTTTAGAAAATTATATAAATACTTTTAATAAACCAATAATAATTGGTTTTTCAGGACTTCCTGGATCTGGAAAATCTACTCTTGGACTTTGGATTGATAGTGTAGCTAGAGAACTATCTTTAGATATTAAGGTTATATCTTTGGATGATTTTTATTTGCCTGGCCATGAAATGGACGTTGCAATGACTGGTAATCCATGGAATGTTCCTCGAGGTTTTCCAGGGAGTCATTCTTTAGATTTATTGAATCAATCATTAGACGTTTTCTTAAAAACTGGTGTGTTGAATAGTCCGACTTTTGATAAGTCATTAAGAGATGGGAAAGGAGATAGATCAGGATGGTGTGATTCACAACCTAGAGTTTTAATTTTGGAGGGTTGGTTCGTAGGCTGTGAAGCTGTTTCTGATTTATCGAAAATAGATTCCATGGCTGCGGACGAATTTAATTTGTCATTGAGTCAGAGTGAAAAAGATTATCGAATTTTGATTCAAGAATCACTCTTTGAATATAGTCATATTTGGAAAAAATTTGAAAAGATTTGGCATCTTAAGTCTTCTCAATTTAATAATACAATTCTGTGGAAATCACAGCAAGAAGGAGAAATGATTAAGTTGAAAGGTTCGGGTCTAAAAGGAAATAATCTAAGTAATTTTATTCGAATGATTCAAACCTCTATTCCACAGCAATCGTTATCATTTATTAATTCAGATACGACAGTTGGAATTAATCAAGATCGTAGGATTAATTTTCTAAAGACTAGTAAATACTATTTTTGA
- a CDS encoding GIY-YIG nuclease family protein, whose translation MASYVYLIQNGDLFNIGFTDNLERTRINLRPGELVAFLNTDNPEPLIKNIRKIYVDNRLPGSDYYRLANSQVKECRTLLEGDGSNNYFQPFLKGPSLFVFFIFSWILLTYFIIEFAVDPVLSRFT comes from the coding sequence ATGGCTTCATATGTATATTTGATTCAGAATGGTGATTTATTCAATATTGGTTTTACAGACAACCTTGAACGAACAAGAATTAATTTAAGACCTGGAGAATTGGTAGCATTTCTAAATACTGATAACCCTGAACCGCTTATTAAAAATATCAGGAAAATATATGTTGATAACAGATTACCTGGATCAGATTATTATCGACTTGCGAATTCACAAGTAAAAGAATGCAGAACTCTTCTAGAAGGAGATGGGTCGAATAATTATTTTCAGCCATTTCTCAAGGGACCAAGTTTATTTGTATTCTTTATTTTTTCTTGGATTTTATTGACTTATTTTATTATTGAGTTTGCTGTAGATCCTGTTCTAAGTCGGTTTACCTAA
- a CDS encoding undecaprenyl-diphosphate phosphatase: MPEDISRYLFICFKSIFLGIIQGFTEFLPISSTAHLKVVPYLFGWNDLGVSFSASIQLGSAVAIIYYFRNHISLIINSFFSSFNPSKGFKDENSRLFLYIFVASIPILVFGLLIKLYWPNYSDSNLRGLFSIAITSIVMALLLALSEIYGKRNKLFVDINLNDVIKLGLAQSLALFPGVSRSGITLTSALFSGIERKTAARLSFLVGIPAVSISGLVELFSLFRVLSVIDIIPIIIGIISSFFSSIFAIDLFLKFLSKNNTLVFVYYRLAFGIFILTTL; this comes from the coding sequence ATGCCTGAAGATATTAGTCGGTATCTATTTATTTGCTTTAAATCAATTTTCTTAGGTATTATTCAAGGCTTTACTGAATTTCTTCCAATTAGTAGTACGGCCCATTTAAAAGTTGTACCTTACCTTTTTGGTTGGAATGATCTTGGGGTGTCTTTTTCCGCTTCTATACAATTAGGAAGCGCAGTAGCTATTATTTATTATTTTCGTAATCATATTAGTTTAATTATTAATTCTTTCTTCTCATCTTTTAATCCTTCTAAAGGTTTCAAAGATGAAAATTCTAGACTATTCCTCTATATCTTTGTAGCTAGTATTCCAATATTAGTTTTTGGCTTACTTATTAAATTATATTGGCCCAACTATTCTGATTCGAATCTCAGAGGTTTATTTTCCATAGCGATCACTTCTATTGTTATGGCACTATTGCTAGCTCTTTCGGAAATTTATGGTAAAAGAAATAAGTTGTTTGTGGACATTAATTTAAATGATGTTATAAAATTGGGCCTTGCTCAATCTTTGGCTTTATTCCCCGGAGTTTCTAGATCTGGTATAACTCTAACCTCTGCTTTGTTTTCAGGTATTGAAAGAAAAACGGCAGCTAGACTTTCTTTTCTAGTTGGTATTCCAGCTGTTTCAATCTCAGGACTTGTAGAATTATTTTCTTTATTTAGAGTGTTATCAGTTATTGATATTATACCTATAATTATTGGTATCATTTCATCTTTCTTTTCTTCAATATTTGCTATTGATTTGTTTCTTAAGTTCCTATCTAAAAATAATACTTTGGTTTTTGTTTATTATCGTTTAGCTTTTGGCATATTTATATTGACAACTTTATAA
- the msrA gene encoding peptide-methionine (S)-S-oxide reductase MsrA: MIKKIIKYLTLIIDKLYSVKSIEKTNKKLQHTILKNDLTAKLKDNEQEILFGCGCFWGAEKGFWRLPGVITTSVGYAGGEKENPNYREVCSGLTGHTEVVRVVWNNNEIDLSDLLKLFWECHDPTQGNRQGNDSGSQYRSAIYTTSKEQLSKAIESKNSYQIELKNNGFGIITTEIENDIKFYFAEDYHQQYLAKPGSRPYCSAMPTKVTFKNFSGANFKLNEKIWSNYNWDITHCILRGENTPIESNL, from the coding sequence ATGATTAAAAAGATAATTAAATATTTAACCCTAATAATTGATAAGCTATATTCTGTTAAAAGTATAGAAAAAACAAATAAGAAATTGCAACATACAATATTAAAAAATGATCTTACAGCAAAGCTAAAAGATAATGAGCAAGAAATACTTTTTGGATGTGGCTGCTTTTGGGGTGCAGAGAAAGGCTTCTGGAGGCTTCCAGGAGTCATAACAACTTCAGTAGGTTATGCAGGAGGCGAGAAGGAAAATCCAAACTACAGGGAGGTATGTTCTGGACTAACAGGTCATACCGAAGTCGTGAGAGTTGTTTGGAATAACAATGAAATTGATCTAAGCGATCTACTAAAATTATTTTGGGAATGCCATGACCCAACACAAGGCAATCGTCAGGGAAACGATAGTGGAAGCCAATATAGATCAGCGATTTATACGACAAGCAAAGAGCAGCTAAGTAAAGCGATAGAAAGCAAAAATAGCTATCAAATAGAACTAAAAAATAATGGCTTTGGCATTATTACTACAGAGATTGAGAATGATATTAAATTTTATTTTGCAGAGGACTATCACCAACAATATTTAGCAAAGCCTGGTAGCAGACCATATTGCTCTGCGATGCCAACAAAGGTAACATTTAAAAATTTTAGTGGGGCAAACTTTAAACTAAATGAAAAAATTTGGTCTAACTATAATTGGGACATAACGCATTGTATTCTTAGAGGAGAGAACACACCTATTGAATCTAATTTATAA